Below is a window of Quercus robur chromosome 6, dhQueRobu3.1, whole genome shotgun sequence DNA.
AATAggttttgatgataaagaaagaaagataacaaAAGTTTACTAGGGAAAGATGTCCTCGGATTTTACCCGAGGAGGTTGATTCTTAAATATTGTTCTTAAGACTTTGTTACAAGTCAGGTACCCAGATTGCTCCCAGGcccttcttttttcccttctcctctattttatactatcttcctctcatttccaccgtccacgtgtagatttagattgaTAGTGCttatacttgtcccattagcccctccctaaagtctttgggagtggttgtaaaggctgaaAAGCATGGTTCAGTTAGttacagagcatttaatgcaatagtagcagttttctcttagatatttcaatGCCTTCCTTTGTCCTGTTCTTTCTCAATACTTATCCTCTTCCATGGAATGGTCCGGAGTGTCACTCTTAATGGTAGACCAttccctttgtcctcggcctTACCTAGCCGAGGAGGAGTTCTTCCTCAGATTGGGCTCCTGGCCCAACATATACATAGATATGGGTTCCCTAGCCTTTCACCCCCACAATGTAcaagtacaatttattttttaatcttaaattttgaattaattcttttaGAATGATCCCCTCTTCATAAATAAAtaggaattattaaaaaaaattataaaagtttttattgatcattgtaattagatatattatatataaagacaaatatacaaaattcaattattttttatattttaaaaaaatagatttttttttttaatcttttacacatacacacacacacatagagagagagagagagatttcattgataattgttacactatttttacaatttgccatagtttttaaaatattttataatatttgtttttgaaaaaaaaaatgtcaaacttgaacttacataatatacatcTTCCatgtaacttaattttttttttttcattttaattgttattcaatttaattatgTAGGGATGAAGGGTCCAAATAAGGATATTGGGTTGTGGACCACGCCCGAGGATGTCAAATAGCCCAAAGACAGATAAGTACTAGTGAAGGCAAACAGATTATTGGGCCGAGGAAGGTATCAAGTCATGATGAACAGTTGATGTTGTCCGAGGAGCAATCCCTCCTCAACCAACAAAGTGGAGGCCTAAAGTCCGACCCCTCATCAAGTACTGAGCAACAGGCAACCGTGCTTGAGAGGATAATCTTTAGAAAGAGATGAGTTAATAGAGAATTGAGAAATATCTGGGaagaaagctactaccaccaTATTGAATGCTCTACATCTAACCCCCTGGCTACATTAATATGAAAATGATACCTGAATAGTAACtttcaaccttacagctaccCATAAAGACTTCAAGAATGTGCTAATGAGACAAATATCAAGAAGATTAGCAATCTAATCTATACGTGGAGGGCTAAGATGAAAGAGGGGGAGGGAATATAAAAGGGAAGAACTCCCTTATAGAGAGGATCATCAAAATAACCAAAGAGAAAACCACTATGTAACCAAGAGCTTGAATATTTGTATAAgtctaagagaaatatataagaacatacCTTCCTCGGATCTGACTGAggagtaattttctttttcaaactgTTTGTTTTGCTCATCCTAATATTAACAAGCCTATTGTGATCAACATCAGTCCAAATTCCTATGTAAGTCTATCTTTACATAATTccgttttcatttttttttaaagtttagaaatttggatatttttcattaatgaattgggattttggcttaattttgttttcagctatttcaattattgaattcattattttttcatgtgtaatattaatatctgtgttttttttatgagaaaaaaaataatatatgtgttcttaaaggctaaagcacaatacaattacaaacattactttaagttagggtgttatatttatttattagtaagttaaaatgttacattaagttagggtattataactttatttattattaagttaGAATGTGTGATATATCTTATAaccatttgaataaaatcaacactaaaacaaataatttaaatattaaaataagaaattaaaattaaaattcttttaggtgtacaattacaatttattttttaatcttaaattttgaataaattctTTTAGAATGATCCCCTCTTCATAAATAAATAggaattattaaaagaaattacaaaagtttttattgatcattgtaattagatatattatatataaggacaaatatacaaaattcaattattttttagattttaaaaaaatagattttttttttttttgtttttatcttttatacacacacacacacacatatagagagagagagagatttcattaataattgttacactatttttacaatttgccatagtttttaaaatattttataatatttttttttgaaaaaaaaatgtcaaagttgaacttacataatatacatcttccatgtaactttttttttttttttttcattttaattgttattcaatttaattatgTAGAGATGAAGGGTCCAAATAAGGATATTGGGCCGTGGGCCGCACCCGAGGATGTCAAATAGCCCGAGACGGACAAGTATTAATGAAGGCAGACAGATTATTGGGTCGAGGAAGGTATCAAGTCATGATGAACAGGTGACATTGTTCGAGGAGCGATCCCTCCTTGGCCAACAAAGTGGAGGCCTAAAGTCTGACCACCCATCAAGTACTGAGCAATAGGCAACCGTGCTTGAGAGGATAATCTTTAGAAAGAGATGAGTTTACAGAGAATTGAGAAATAATTGGGAAGAAAGCTACTatcaccacattaaatgctctgcatcTAACCCCCTGACCGCATTAATATGGAAGTGATACTTGAACAGTAACTTTCAGCTTTACAACTACCCACAAAAACtttaggaaggtgctgatgggacaagtatcaaggaGATTAGCAATCTGATCTATACGTGAAAGGCTGAGATGAAAGAGGGGAAGGGAATATAAAAGGGAAGAACTCCCTTACAGAGAGGATCATCAGAATAACCAAAGAGAAAACCACTATGTAACCAAGAGCTTGAATATTTGTATAAgtctaaaagaaatatataagaacatacCTTCCTCGAACCTAACCGAGGagcaattttcttttccaaactGTTTGTTTTGCTCATCCTAATATTAACGAGCCTATTGTGATCAACATCTTAACTCATTTAACGTTCAGTAATAGGCCCACCCTCTAACAAATGCATTGttttgggctcattgggccatTGTCTAAACTATACTGGGCTTTGGATCGAAACGGGTCCTTACAAATTAtactatcaaaatattttttattaagccgTGCATCGTATGagcataatactagtatatCATATTTTAGGGTGCCTTCTTATATTTGGAGCCTTAGGCCATTGCCTAAATTGATAAGTCTCTCTTGCATTGCAAAAtgtactaaaaataaaaattaacatcatatttgtatttatttataaaataaatattgattaaataaaataattgtgcCTTGTTTAATAATTCCTTAATCCCATATTGAACTTTTCTTCATGTCTTCTTCTCTTTGATAttggttaaatatttttttttttaaagaaaaaaaaaagtttgctaTTGGTAAAGTGAAGAAAACTGGAGAGTAATTGAGTAAAATATTGGTAAAGTGAGATTTGGTGGgaaatataaaatgtaaaaggaaaggaaattaacttttcacaaaatattagtTAAGGGAATTTTTGTCCAAGGAGATCAAAATCAACTTTTCAGCCCCTCAATATTTCagcttaattttaaaacttttatattttttggttgcaaaattttaaaattttctcccaTGACTTCATGCTAATTTTATATGATATGGGCATCGGATAAAGTATTCTTAAAGGGTCCCCAGGTAACATTTCAGCCACTTTTCTTGTTTATTACATCTCCCTTTACCAATTTggtaaaccaaaattttttttttttttaatgggaatttGGTAAATCAATTTGATTACCAATCATAATGTAATAACTTCGAAACACTATATGTCATTGTAGTTTGCCAAATGCTCTAAACCCTAAAAACTTTATATcgaaaaaaaatactttacaACTAAAACATTACCACTTAGCTCTACTTCTTACCACATTCTTGAAGCCGCGCACGGCGCACCAATAAGGAATATGAAGATAGAGGCTTTTGAAGGCAGACCTTTCGACTCTTCACAATCAGATAAGTTACATTACTCGCATTGCCACTCACCTGGTCCTAAATATGAAGTTATGATCACCGGAATTTatagaacaaaaacaaacaccTTGCACAGTTGGAAGTTACCAAGAAGGCAACAAGAACatgcttttcaaaaacaagaagaagaaggtaagaTCAGAATTTATGTTGTTCCAATATTAAGATCCCAATCCGGTGCTTGTATGAACAAAACACAGATCACCAAGTTTTCTTTGACCAGATTAAGCAAACCTTGGCAGCTGGCACTGTCGATACGTGCATTATGCATGCCCTCCAGCTTATGGAACCAAGATTTTTGCACACAAATATTTTCATACTTTGTTCATACATTTTCTTTTACCAGTTGGTCTGATCTTTTATTCTTAACCCTTAGATGGTGTAAGCATATACCAACTAAATGAAGTGGAACAACCACCAGATTTCATAACCAACTGACATCTCAAGCCCTTTCAAGGATTTATATGAGTTAGGGATTCTCAAATGTTTGGAAATACAGGTGAAATAAAATACCATGAATAACACCATGTTTATTGAACTACAGAGAATGGTGTACTCAGCTCTGCAATTAAAGGTTAAAATACTATTTCAGTTGCATCATATTGCCCGCATCTATCCTACTCACCAGATTTCCAAGCGTTAGGTCCTCTTCTGCAACAAAACTGATTCCTACAAATGAAAGGATATATTGCTCTAGTGATATCAAATCAACAATACCATGGCAtcataaaaataagataaaataaaaaggtgaaCAGAGATGAGTCTTCATATACATTTCAATATATTCCATCCATTTTAAGTTGATGTCTCAAAACAATAACCTTTTCGGCATTGGCTAACATATGTAAGATGTTTCAAAGCGTAAGGCAAGCCTGTTGGAGAATTTTAGTAAAATGTAGATATTGCAAAATGGGGGATAAAAAGTCTTGAAACCTTCATAAAATAGAGCTTCATAACTTTAGCTGTAAAGGAGGTGCTACCATGCAACCTGTATCATAATACCTGGATATACATTGATGACTACAAAAGACCCTTTAAATTCACAAGTAGCAGCTCCTCTGTTTTAGTGTAAACTAGGTTCTCATCTTCTAGCTAGCTTGGACAATAGGTAGACTACACTGAAACAAACTAGTCCAAAAATAATCACTTGCAAGATATGATTTGAACTGTGCTGGGTGATGGTCCTATTCAACCTCCTCATGCCATTTTTCACCCCTTCCCCAGCTTGACCCATTGCCATTTGCTGTGTTAAAAACCAGAAGCAATTTGTCAGAATGCAATATGTTCATCCCTTCACCAAAATGGCAAATACTTTTAAGTGGAAGACCATGGCTTCAGCTGGTTCATGTGCATGTGTGTGGGCATGTGCGATCGTCTCTGTGTGTGTTTCCTTAATAGTCATTAAGTATTAGTGCAAAAGAGGAAAATCAGATAAGAAGCTTCAACAATGATCTCAATCAAGGCACCTGGACTAAATGTCCTTGTGACATTGGTTTTAGGAAGTAAAGGTTCAACCGTTCAAGCTATAAGTTTACCAAGTCAGCGAGGATATCATTCTGGATTCTGGTTTCTGCTTCAATTTCTTGAGCCACCTGCAAAGCAATACATAAATAAGAGTTTACAAGACTGAGGGAGAAAAAACTGAAAAGTCAATTGATAGATAAAAGGAAATTTCCATATATAGTAGGactatttcttttcttcataagaaaaaaggaaaattgtcATATAGaataggacttttttttttcctttttaaacaCAATGTGAGCCTTATTCTCAGAAGCTCAGAGCAGATTGACCCAGCTGGGTTATGAAGTCCCATGATCCCCCCTCTAATGGGAAGGTGACTTAATGAATCAGAAACAGGGCCATAGGCGAGTCAGCAAACTAAGTACAAGGCTTACATTAAACAATGTAGTTCCAATTTCGAAACAACCATTTAGTATGAAACCACTTGACCATAAGCAACAAGAACAACTCAAATTCTTATGGACATGCAATTACAGAATTTATGGGTTTTATAAAACAGTGCTAGACATTGCCTATCATAAATTCTGGGCTAATATTTGGCTCCAAGTTATTAACAGCATCAATAAGTCACAACACAAAAACCTCTGTTGATGACGGGTTGTGATTTAAAAGATTAAAAGGAAATGGAAAACATGGCTTGTAatcaaaacatatcaacattATCTGTTCTAGGTATTGATAGAGGTGTAACCTCAGTAAAATTGGGCATTGTTCATCCCTGATAAAGCCAATATTGCAAAGCTTCTACACCTCTGTGCTAATTTTACTGGATTTGGCATCTTCCAAAATTTTGAGCACATGGGAGATGACTATTTTTTCCCTAGTATCTCTATATAATGAAATGCGAACACATCACAGAACTCTAAGAGGAGATAGATATACTACGTCACTTCTTTGGGAGCAACATGAGCAGTGATGAATGCCAGGTATAGTTCATCGTCTGTGGTCAAATTTCTCCATGACTTCATTTTCATGGGAGGAGTTTATATAATTTGGGTGGGGAGGTGCTCCCCCCTTTTTGACATTGTGCGTGTTGAGGCTAGGagttcttcttcatcttccttgACTGGTTCATCACTGTCAGAACTCTATCAGTAAATTAGGACTACCATGAAGTTTGCTGCAAGAGCAactaaatcataaaataaaaactctaaaGTCTCAGCCTTCTGTAGTGGACAACTCATGGCTTCAAATTATGACACGTCCGTCATTGCATAATCAGGGATGTACCCTGGGCTAAGAAGCAGTTACACTTCAAAACCACTGGTGTGTCCATCTTCGTGTCAAACATGTTGGGGACACTTCTGCATGAATGTCCTTATTGTGTTGggagaaataaataatttttaattaaaaacaatcctccgattttagatatgttttaaaagtttttgacagttgttatttattttaaaaacttaaaataaaaataaaatatacctagaagtatatatatatagatatatattaatTGGGGTATCTCCACAGCGTCGTttcctaatttttcaagaacTGTCATGTCATCGTGTCTCGTGTCATGCCAGTGTCCGCATTTGTGCTTCATAAATCCCAAGCCATACATCAAAAAGCTAATAACCTCCCCTTCCTCTAATGCCTGCCTTTGTGCCTTTGTCAAGCCCCCTCCCTtaatttccttcccatttttTTGTCCAAAATGATTTTCCAAGGTAGCCCATTTTTTGCAATATGTTCTTAGCAATAACGCCATAGCTAAAAAAATCTGACCTCCCTTCTGTAGCAATAGTCTCCACCTTCAAAGCATACATTTAAGCTACCGTGTTTAATATAATGAGGCCCGGGGGCCTCTTCTTCGCTATCAGATGTGATGCTAATGGTTGCCACATTAGATGAGCTATTCCTATTTTTAACTGTGGAGAGTCCAAAAGGGCTTTGAGCTCGGTGTTATAATAAATTCATAAGGTATTTCAATTCTTCTTATGGAAGGTGACAGATACTATACTCTTTGGGCTTCTGGGGTACTTTATCACGATTTTGCGTTAGGATCACCTCTTCTTTTGAACTAGAGTTGTTAACTAAGACTAGATCATAAAGTTAGGAATCTGCATAATAAGCTTTGACATTAGCTTCCAATTtgcaaagaaaattttgtttgtacTTCTTTTGTCCTCACTAACATATTTGAAGCATTGATGGTGGGTCGATGGAACAACAAAGCTCCCATGTGTCCAAGGGTAACCAGGGGTAATCACCTTCTTTATCTTTGATTTGATAAACCAAGAATTTTGTTGTCAAAAAACATTGTGATTGATACCTAGATagctaaaaaactaaaactatgGTGGACTTCCTTTGTAGGGTAGTCTCAGTTCCTGTTCTTTTAGGTAGTGAAATCTGTAAGGGTGATTGCAATTTTGGTAAAATGTCTAAGagttcaaaaaaatattagaagcaCAAAGAATATACAAGCATCAGATAGAAATAATAGTAAGACAAGTAAACAACCCATAAAATAGAATTACGGAAAATAATCACAGAATACCTTATTAAGATTTATGTACAAGATGCAAAAACCGATAAAGATGTTTTTTTACTCCAAAAATATTTGTATGCTCTGGTGTTTGAATAAGTGGTTGGAAAACtatgttttgagtttaaaatgaatatttgtaaaataaataaataaataataaataaaaataaaaacaaaacggGAGTGGTGGTcacaaaacaaagttttgggttttaaaaacgATCTTCTAAATGGAAAATTACCATAAATGCGCATACTCTTGCTTTCACATGAATGGAGGGTCCAAAAAGCCTAACCACAGACCCTATGTAATGCAACATCAACACACTACCAAAGAAGTAGAATCAAGCTATAAAAGTTCAGATTCAGAATGCAGATTCAAGCAGCATCAGGATATTAATGACCTTGAATGGCActttattttgtgtaatttataaaaattgattaaccaaactcaaaacccatgactccaaaaaaaaaaaaaaaaaaaaaaaaacagaaacgtAACGTACGGATTTAAGTCGTCGAACTTGGGAATGAAGGCCGGAGATTTCCTCGTCGAGGTCCCCATGCACTGGATCAATCCTTAATTGGACTTCATCGGAATTCGCAGCTTGTCTCACACTAAGACCTTCCCTGcacaaccaccacaacaacaacacgTTAAAAGCAGAGTCAGATCGCAAACGAGGAAATTACTGAAAACAGGGATTTTGGTTTGGTTGCTTCTACCTTGATCGATAAGGATTTGCCATTCAGAATTCGGAATTGGATTTGGAATTGAGAATTCAATTCCTAAATCCTAACCGTATAACGGAACGGAACCAGGTTTGGAAACTTGGGGGGATCCAACCTAGCCTAGACAGGGCGTGTTTTTTTGGCAGTATGATGAAGATTTTATAATTATCGGTTTCGTGTTCTGGACTGGGCCGAACAAAAATCATCACGCATCTCACTGATTGATCTTTGGTATGTATTATGAGGCTTATGAGCTGGGCTTGCTTTGTTCTACCACGCCTATTTTCctggcaaaaatggcccattaccatcaattttggaaataatttgcccagaaacactgtttctgaactatatagcaatgtaccactttttctggtactcgagcttggtgagctcgagtaccatgtttttttaatccactgtcgccccatattcaaggagccctatagtggcgtttttaagccctatagtgacgttttcggaccctatagcggcgtttttaagcccccataccgggttaaggggccctatagtgacgttttcgggccctacagcggcgttttcctgcaaaattttttttataagtccccataataggttcaaggggccctatagtggcgtttttaagccctataatgacgtttttgggccctatagcggctttttttttttttttgagaagatgtttgaccaatgaaaagatggtactcgagctcaccaagctcgagtaccataaaaagtggtacattgctatatagttcagaaacagtgtttctgggcaaattatttccaaaattgatggtaatgggccatttttgccctaTTTTCCTTCCTTCTTGTCAATAGGCCCATGGACTTATTGTTGTATCAGGCCTAATAACTTAAATCCACAAATCTGAGTTTGAATTTGACTCATTCGTCCTTAAGTcgactttaaagtttaaaacatGTCACAATCACAAACAGCCCAATTTTGTGCTCGACTCTTTAGAATATGATCAATAGTTCTTGAACTgccttaaagaaaaaaaaaaggataaaatatCAAAGACCTTTTGTAAAATATGCTGATTTGTTTCGTTTGATTATtcgtaaagaaaaataaaaaagtagggCCGTCGACAGAAAAGATTGTgtgtatcttttttatttttttgaaaatggactGGGTGTCATTCAATTAATCAAAAACAGAATCGTCCAAATACAAAGCCTCAAGGGCCGGGTGGGGTTGTTCTTccaaccaaacatgttcctcaCTTACAAATTTAGCAAACCGAGCCAAAGAATGAGCCACACCGTTAGCACTACGTCTAACATAGTTAGCTGAAAGCTTACGGAACTTCAACGCCAGGCAGCGAGCATCCTCATAAATATTTCCCAGCATGGAATTATCAGGTTTTGTGGCTGTCAAACCCCTTATAACAGTAGTGTTATCTCCCTCGACAACCACCTCTTGAAATCCAGTCTCCACAGCAAACTCCAAGGCTCTCCGACACGCCAAAACCTCTACTTCTTCGCTGCTGGATACCGGAGGACCCTTCGCTGACAGCGCTGCCATCACAGCCCCCCTGTTGTTCCTTATAACAGCACCAAAGCCCGTCGACTCTGTATCTGGGAA
It encodes the following:
- the LOC126732453 gene encoding bet1-like protein At4g14600; its protein translation is MANPYRSREGLSVRQAANSDEVQLRIDPVHGDLDEEISGLHSQVRRLKSVAQEIEAETRIQNDILADLQMAMGQAGEGVKNGMRRLNRTITQHSSNHILQVIIFGLVCFSVVYLLSKLARR
- the LOC126689771 gene encoding uncharacterized protein LOC126689771, giving the protein MGECSKLEEGSQVWAKVWKMKVSNKIRVFAWRACQNILPTRENLFRRKVAPDAYCERCNQVPESVLHVLWECGAAQDVWAGGPRRLNTVVHGGKVQDPSRLNSRASELLGEFKASQVQLAVHTNPVVMQTWSPPSGNLYKLNFDVAVFPDTESTGFGAVIRNNRGAVMAALSAKGPPVSSSEEVEVLACRRALEFAVETGFQEVVVEGDNTTVIRGLTATKPDNSMLGNIYEDARCLALKFRKLSANYVRRSANGVAHSLARFAKFVSEEHVWLEEQPHPALEALYLDDSVFD